In the Pirellulales bacterium genome, one interval contains:
- a CDS encoding GxxExxY protein, whose product MEYEPIPAADEALAKEIIGAAIEVHRALGPGFIEFIYKRAMCHELRLRGIPFVCEKKILVPYKGTLIPGQRCDLLVGERVIAELKAVTEIHPLYEAKVISYLKATKLRLGLIINFHVRLLKDGINRVVR is encoded by the coding sequence GTGGAATACGAGCCAATTCCTGCTGCCGACGAAGCGCTTGCCAAGGAGATTATTGGTGCGGCAATTGAAGTGCATCGGGCACTTGGGCCGGGCTTTATCGAGTTTATCTATAAGCGGGCGATGTGCCATGAATTGAGGCTCCGCGGGATTCCCTTTGTCTGCGAAAAGAAGATTCTGGTTCCGTACAAGGGCACTTTGATTCCCGGTCAGCGTTGCGACCTTCTGGTGGGCGAGCGGGTCATTGCGGAGCTAAAAGCAGTTACCGAGATCCATCCGCTTTACGAGGCCAAAGTGATCTCGTACCTTAAGGCCACGAAGCTTCGTCTCGGCCTGATCATCAATTTCCACGTTCGCCTTTTGAAGGATGGTATCAACCGCGTTGTGCGCTGA